In Vibrio chagasii, the sequence ATGCTAGCGCCAGAAGCAGATGCACCACTGTTGCTTAACAACATGTGGAAGAACTTCTTAGAACTTGATGCTGGTAACGACGACCGTGCGTTGATTGAGATCTACAACGACACGCAGAGTGATATTGCAGAAGCGCACAACCAATTTGCGACCGGTATGCTGAACCTTCAGCATCGTGCTTGGGCTGAGCAGATGTCTTTGCGCATCAACTACGAGCTAAGCACTCGTATGAGTACTAAGAACCGTTACCACCGTCCAATTTTGGATGAGTTGAGCGAGCGTTTAGCGGACAAGTTCTTCGTGAACTTCTCGTTATTCCAGTCATTGCCAGACGCTTGGGGTATTGATCAGGTGTTCCCTGTATTGCCACTGAGCGGTTTAGACAATGCGGATGAGCGTCGTGCTGTGGTGTTGGACATCACTTGTGACTCTGACGGTACGATTGACCAGTATGTTGATGGTCAAGGCATTGAAACAACCTTGCCAGTGCCAGCGTGGAACCCAGATGAACCATACCTAATGGGCTTCTTCCTAGTAGGGGCGTACCAAGAGATCTTGGGTGATATGCATAACCTATTTGGTGATACGCACAGTGTTGTGGTGAATGTTGATGAGAGCGGAGAAGCGAACATTGACTACATCAACGAAGGCGACACAGTAGAGGACATGATGCGTTACGTTCATATTGATATGGACCTAATTCGTCAGAACTACAAAGAATTGGTAACGGCGAAAGTACCAGCGCAAGAGCAGCAAAGCGTACTTGAAGAGTTAGAGCAAGGCTTGATGGGTTACACCTATCTTGAGGATTTTTAATGAACGATCTATTTACGAAACCAGATTACTCGCTGTACTCCAATGCGATGACGTTTATGCGTCGTCCGTTGGTGCAAAACCCAATCGACAACGACGCTGATGTGGTTGTGTTGGGTGCGCCGCTAGATATGGCGACATCTGGCCGCCCGGGTGCTCGCATGGGACCTGATGCGATTCGTCGTGCATCGGTAAACTTGGCGTGGGAAGGTAAGAAATTCCCGTGGGACTTCAATGTATTTGAACATACCTCGGTGATTGATGCTGGCGACCTTGTGTTTGATTGCGGTGACGCAGAAGACCTAACTCAGCGTTTGGAAGCAGCAGCTGATGCGATTCTAAATAGCGGTAAAACTCTGTTAGGTCTAGGTGGCGATCACTTCATTACACTGCCTCTACTACGAGCGTATGGTAAGAAGTACGGTGAAATGGCGTTGATTCACTTCGACGCACATACTGACACCTACAACCAAGGCAGTCGTTACGACCACGGCACCATGTTCTACCATGCACCAAACGAAGGTCTTATCTCGCCAGAACATTCGGTGCAGATCGGCATTCGTACTGAGTACAAACAAGAAGGCCATGGTTTCAACGTCATTAATGCGATGCAAGCCAATGACATGAGTGTGGACGAGATTATTGCTCAAGTGAAAGATATTGTTGGTGATAAGCCAGTGTATCTGACGTTTGATATCGACTGTCTTGATCCTGCTTTTGCGCCGGGTACTGGTACGCCAGTGTGTGGTGGTTTGAACTCCGATAAAGTTCTGAAAATCATCCGTGGTTTGCAGGGTATCAACATGGTTGGTATGGACGTTGTAGAAGTGTCTCCAGCGTATGACCAAAGTGACATCACAGCGTTAGCAGGTGCTACGATAGCGCTTGAGCTGCTTTATGTTTGGACGGCGAATCGTCTAGCTAAATCATAAAATGCCGCTGTTATAAGCGTAGCGTTGCTATCTGATTTAAAAGCCCACCAGGTTTTACTTGGTGGGCTTTTTTGTTTTTTCTACCGCTTGACTGACTGAGCTATCGCAAAGGTGATAACGCTGACGCTGAAGGTTGGGTAATCTTCTGCTAAACATCTATTATGCAACCTATTTTATTGTGTTTTTATGGTTTTCTAGAGGCGATAGCCTGCGTGTTGTCTCAAAGATGGGAATAGTTGCTGTTTAGTTGTTGATGTATAGCTCACTTCAATTAATGCCTTATTTTCGCTAATGATTTGTTAACTTTATTGCGGTATAAATTTATGAAATTGAGAGGTGTATATTTTTGTGAGTTTATTTGCATATAAATCAGCACCCTACTAACTTTTAACTAGTGTTCTGGAAACCCTTGGAAAATAGACAAATTTGCAAGAAGAGCTCTACTCACGCAGATATGGCATTTTTTATGGGGAAGACTAGGCTTAAAGGTAAGTAAACTATAAAAAAACAGGTGAAATTTAATCTCTTTTTGTACCTCTTCGATGAACCGTTTGAATGTGTTCCGAAGAGCGAGATATAAGTTAATGAAAACCTGAAATTGCTTTTACAAACAATGTTCACTGCTCTTAAGAAGCGATTTGTGACATCGGGGGATATATGGATATCGAAGTTTCGCGTCAGACTGTGGTAGTTGAAGCTACCAGTGGAGATGTGGTTGTAGTTAAGCCTGACGGCAGTGCCAGAAAAGTTTCGGTTGGCGATATCATCCGTGAAAATGAGATTGTTATTACCGCGCATGATGCTGAACTCCTAATAGGTTTGCCTAGCGGCCCTGTTGAGGTTGAAGGCAATTGTGTTGGGTGTGTCGATCAAGACTTGGCTTGGGCAGATGCACCGATCGCCGGAGAGGTGAATATCGATTTGGCGCAAGCTGCTGATGATTCATTCACTGATGAAGATCTTGCGGCGATTCAAGAAGCCATTTTAGGTGGTGCCGATCCAACTCAAATTTTAGAAGCTACCGCAGCCGGTGGCGGTTTAGGTTCTGCAAATGCAGGCTTTGTCACCATTGATTACAACTATACAGAAACTCGTCCTTCAACCTTCTTTGAAACTTCAGGCCTAGAAGATCAATCTGTTGATGAAGATAGGGAAGAGCTTAGATCGATCACGCTCTCATCGGGTGGTCAATCCATCGCTGAAACACTGACCGAAGGTTCCATTTCCGGAAATACTTATCCTCAATCGGTGACGGTTACTGATACCGTTGTTGCGGGTAGTTTAGCGCTTGACCCAGATTCTTTTGCTCCAGAAACACTTTCTCTCGCCTCGCTCCTTAGTGAACTCAACAGCGACATTACCTCTAGTGGCCAACCGGTTACTTTTACGTATGATTCAGCCTCTAATTCGATTATTGGTGTTCAAGGTACAGATGAAGTGCTGCGCATCGATATTGATGCCGTAAGTGTCGGAAATGACATTGAATTATCGCTGACGACAACCATTTCTCAGCCGATAGATCATGTTCCGTCGATTGGTGGCGGACAGGTTTCCTTTACGGGTGACCAAATCAACATCGCCTTTGACATACAGGGCCAAGACACCGCAGGTAATCAGCTCGTCACACCGATTAATGCGCAAGTAACCGTCCTTGATGGGGTAGATCCGTCTGCCGAAAGCGTGTCTATCGACAACGTTGAAACAAGCAGTGCTGCAATTGAGGGCACGTTTTCAAATATTGGTAGCGATAATCTACAGTCAGCTGTTTTTGACTCAAGCGCACTTGCTCAATTTGATGGTGTGCTCAGTGATAATCAGGCGACCGTTGCATCTTTGTCTGCTGATGGAAGTACCATAACACTGTCAATCCAAGGTAGCAGCGATGTTATTTTAACCGTTAGCTTAGATACTGACGGTACCTATCGATTTGAGCAGTTGAGACCAATTGAGCAAGTCGGCACTGATTCGCTTTCTTTCTCTTTGCCAATCACGGTTACCGATTTTGACCAAGATGTCGTAACCAATACCATCAACCTCGCTATTTCTGATGGCGATAAACCAGTCATTACCAATGTCGACAGTATTGATGTTGATGAAGCTGGTATTGTTGGCGGTTCTCAAGAGGGAACGGCAACGGTCTCAGGAAGTGGTAGTGTCGCTTCAGAAATTTTTGATAGTGACATTATCGATCATCATGAACTTGAACCTGCAGAGTTTAATACCGCCGGCACACTGATATCTAACGGTGAGGTTGTGTTACTCGAACTGGTTGATGAAACCAATGGTGTGCGAACGTACGAAGGCTATGTCGAGGTTAATGGCGCAAGAATTACGGTTTTTGATGTAAAAATTGATAGCCCATCGTTGGGTAGCTATGAATTTAACCTCTATGAAGAATTGTCGCATCAAGGTGCTGAAGACGCACTTTTAACCTTTGCACTGCCTATCTATGCAGTAGATGCCGATGGCGATAGATCGGCGTTATCCAGTGGTTCAAGTACTCCAGAAGCTGCCCAGATTCTTATCAACGTTAAAGATGATGTCGTTGAACTGGTTGATAAGGTTGAATCTGTTACTGAACCAACTTTAGCTGGCGATACTGTTGTCTCGTATAACCTGTTCAATTTCGAAGGTGCGGATGGTTCGACAATTCAATCATTCAACTACGACGGTGTTGATTATTTATTAGATCAAAGCTTACTGCCAGATGCTCCTCAAACCTTCAGTTTCACTGAGGGAGTGGTCACTATCTCGCTTAACGGTGATTTCAGTTTTGAGGTTGCTCGAGATATCGACCACTCAAGTAGCGAAACGATCATCAAACAGTTTTCATTCTTAGCAGAAGATGGTGATGGTGACACTGATACATCAACGCTTGAGTTAAGTATTACCGATGGTCAAAACCCGGCAATCAATCTGATTCCACCTGTTACTTTATCTGAAACCAATCTAGCTGATGGCTCTGCACCAAGTGGAAGTGCAGTAAGTGCAACCAACACGATCACTTTTACCTCTGGTAGTGATGATGTGGCGAACTTCCGTATTGAGCCTACAGAGTTCAATGTCGGCGGCGCACTGAAATCGAATGGTTTTGTGGTCGAGGTAAAAGAAGACGCGGCGAATCCAGGTACTTACATTGGTTTCATTACTGATGGTTCAAACA encodes:
- the speB gene encoding agmatinase; its protein translation is MNDLFTKPDYSLYSNAMTFMRRPLVQNPIDNDADVVVLGAPLDMATSGRPGARMGPDAIRRASVNLAWEGKKFPWDFNVFEHTSVIDAGDLVFDCGDAEDLTQRLEAAADAILNSGKTLLGLGGDHFITLPLLRAYGKKYGEMALIHFDAHTDTYNQGSRYDHGTMFYHAPNEGLISPEHSVQIGIRTEYKQEGHGFNVINAMQANDMSVDEIIAQVKDIVGDKPVYLTFDIDCLDPAFAPGTGTPVCGGLNSDKVLKIIRGLQGINMVGMDVVEVSPAYDQSDITALAGATIALELLYVWTANRLAKS